The following is a genomic window from Falco naumanni isolate bFalNau1 chromosome 10, bFalNau1.pat, whole genome shotgun sequence.
agcagaaggtTTAATGCTCTAATATACAGAGAACTACTTTAAAGTGTGGGCAAGATTCATGTTAGCACTCATCTAAACACCAAGAAGAAAGGCCAGACCTGCAATATGCTCACTCGCAGAAGCCTCATGTATTTAACATGATTCAAGCTTAATACGGGCTAAAGGCCTAAGAAACAGACACTTGAAACCAATACTAATATGCACAAAGACAAGGTAGCTCTTTCCAGATGCACACATCCCTGTATGTTCACTAAGATCCCTTTACCGAAAActcttctgcagaaaagcaattaGATTAGGAATTTTTATTAGTTCAAGTACACAATATTTGTATACAATACCAAAAACCTGGTTTGGTCTTTAGAAAACAAGAGGTCTAGATGTGAAGCAATGCTGTTCGGTACTGCCTGTACACTGTGCCTCAGTCACCTGCCTCAGGTGGAGTTAAACTACTCAACATAACAATAATCGAACCAAGTGTAACAATTGAGACTGAGGAGTCAGGTAGTAACAACTGTTGACTCTCTGCCTGTCAAGGCAGTAGAGAAGGATGGGAGCTCCATCCTGCTATCACATGGATGCACGTCAGCATCGGAATCTATCAGAAAAGTTGGGAGACTTTGGCGTAGTCAGGGGCTGATCACTGGGCTTCACTTCTACGTTGCGGTATTTGCGTATTGGATTTGCCTTGtgaacctggaaaaaaaaagagaaaaacaaggacAACATGAAGCAAATGGTTGCAGCTATGATGAAGCTGAAACTTTCAGGTGAGCTGTCAGTGGGACAAAGGTGGGTGTCTGTCTACAGGACTGCCATGCTGCCTAGGGCACTGGAGTGAGCCACCAGGAACATGCACAGCATACTTTGGGATCACAGATTTTACAGAGAGCATCATGCCCCAATGACTACATGTGTACAACTCAAAAAATCAGTCATTTCAGTAGAGCTGCCTTTTTTGTTAGattgggttttggttgtgtggattttttttgtttgttttttaaagaccaGTTATAAAGTTAATAAGGAGTCAGTTTGCAACAGGGAAACTTGAAAAGACAGTCTCAATGCAGCTCAATACTGACATTAGCCCATTTAGTATATTCACACATCCCTTTGGGTTACTTTACAGCCCCTGTTCAGAAATAGCTCTCTTACCATTTCTTGTCTTAGCTTGGcaacttcttccttttcacgctcttcttcctcctgcctgagCCTCTCTTGACACCTCTCCCGTATGGCTTCTCTATGTGCCAATCGTTTTTCAAATTCTTGCCGCTCTTTAGCTCTCTTTTCTGTCGCCAGCTCAAAGCTTTCAGGAACTACAGAACCAGAAAGGCTCTCTAAGTTCAGagacagaggaaataaaatcgGTGCAAAGACAGTCAGGTAAAGCAGAGCAGTACTAGTATCAAATGGAAGCCTCCCCCTGGCACGCTTCACCTTGCAAGCGTAGTTAGTAGATAACTCCAGGCTTCGGGAAAAGATAAAGCCTTACACCCAAACGTGAGTAGTGTTAGTGCAGACATTACCCTGTCACAGGTGTAATGTCTGTGACACTCCTTTTCATAGGAGGAAGCAAACACAAAACTGTTAGTACAGAGAAGTTTTTGGCAGGTTCTATACGCTATGAAGCTTTGTCTATCCTAAGCTGTAGATGCCTTCATCTCATtagaaacaggaggaaaagactgacagctgctgcagaaatgccaGCTGTCTCTGCAGGGAGCCCCTTGCATTCTATTTACCCTTAACCCAAACTTGCACACATCAATCATCTGCCAATTGTAGCATAGCTGTTAAATACAGCTGCCATGTTAGTGCGGGACAGGGGGGCAATGGACAGGAAACTCCCCCAGTCCCTGCGGACACAAGCTGTCAGTGAATTAGTTGATTAAATGCAATGCGCTATTGGCTGcgctgataaaaaaaaaaaaaaaaagaggcaacaGCCAGTCTAAGCATCATTGCATCAGTTTTGAGTTATCAGCCAAGCCTGCGTGGCAAGCACTTGTAACTGTACCTGATAACTGCTTATTTCCCCTTTTAGGCACAAAAGGCTCCTGGTACACCACTGTGTTAGGCCGAGCTTTAAAACATGCTgcctctttctgccttttcaagTCTTCTTCAAGctgcaacagaaaagagccCATCAAGTGCCAGGTATATTGAAAAGACCATCTGCCCCCACCCAGACATCAGCACTCCCAGCACTGGAAGAGCCAGGTTGACTTAGATCAAATCATTTGCATAGAAAACTACATTAAAGCCAAAAAGTTGACACTTGTTGCCTGTCAGTTACTTTTCCCAAAAAACAGCCTGAAGAAAGTTTCAGATGACCACTGCGGCATTTGCATAAGTAAAGCAGTATATTATTTATGTGTCAATAAACCCCCAAGCACAGAGGTGGTCAGAAAAGGGATCCAGCTGCACATAGTTACTGCTCAAAAAATACCCTATGGCTGTTCATGCAGTGATGGTAAATCCCATCACTTACcataaaagggagaaaaaagccaGTCCACCAATCCTTAACCCATAGCACAAGCCTCATGCAAAGGACAGAATAATTCATTGCTCAAACTCAGATCCTGGTTCAAGTCAAGTAGGACACTTTCTGAAGTCTATTACAACTCAACTAACAAGCCGCTTTAAGTCTGGTCACACCCATTATCCTTTTCACCTCACCTGCTGTTTCCAGATCTGCAGCTTGGCAGCTCCCCGTTCATCAACCTGCAGATTGAATGGCTCTGGCTGAGTTGGGTTTTTGACCTTCTTTTCTGGCAGCTGAACATGGTCAAAGTAAGGTAGAGGTAATGCCTTGAACTTTGGCACCTGAAAGAAACAACACAAGatatttctccccttttcctcaAAAGGGCAAAGCTTTGGAAGTTTAATAGCCAACAGCAGGAGGCATGTCCTGCCACACACTTTTTACTTAAGGAGTGGAATCCAAGTTAGCTTTTAGTTCTTACCTCTTCCTTCTGcatctcttctatttttttctctttttgtattTGCCGCTCTTTGTCACGggcatcaaaagaaaaagggcaaaCTTCCACGTGCCTCTGCTCTGGCATTTTAGGTTTGAAGGGCACTCCATAATGTCGCATAGGGTTAGCTCTGATCACCGGAACCACCTCTTTTTCCTAAAGGGATATTAGCATTAGGATCTGACACAGCACCAGATTTTTGCAGAAAGATGACAACAAGCCATGAATACTGGGGTTCCTTTCATGAGGGTCACAACAGCATCAAGCAAATACTCTGGACACGGCTAGAATTAGTAATCCTATAAGTACCCATTTACAGGcatgttcttcctcttcccaagCCACTACCAGTTCTAGTACTCATCCAAATTAGTCTAATTCTTTAAGGTCCTCTTCATtacagggaagagagaaagaagaaaggacacAATACATTCGAAATCCTGCTCCCCACCTCCAGGGatctagagcaggggtcctcaaagtacagcccgcgggccagatacagccccccccctgccccggggtcctcaatccagcccccagTATTTAAAGAACCCCCTCGCCCCTTGCCCCACCAGGGATTGGGGGgggaaaaccaagcagctgcagatgacttcctgccacttaatccgcacgccggccccctgtttaaaaagtttgaggacccctgatctagaATGACTGTGAGGAGAAGGGTCATGTGCAGTATCTGCCCTTCTCAATAACAGAATAGAGAAGGGCGACGTCCTTTAGAAATCTAAGCAGTTTACTTTCCTCATGCATAGTAGCAACACCTCAGAAACCCTAGTCATTGCCCTCATGTTTAACTTGACTGACTTCATTTTGCATGAGAATTCagtttctgtaaaaatgaaTAGCAGCAACCAGATTGCTAGAGGGGAACAGCACAGAGGAAGACTACCATGGGAGGATGTATGGGCTCTGGCTGAGGCCCACAGCACCCTCAGAGCACTGTGCTTGTATTGGCAGCTAGAAAGGTAGGGATCACACCACCAGTGTTTTGGTTACTGCTGAccagtgctggcacagcatcaaggctgtctctccaaccttcccccccgtcaccagtaggctgggggtgggcaagatcttgggaggggacatagccaggacagctgacccaatgggctattccataccatatgatatCTGCTTAGATAGAAAAGCTAAGAGaactgaggaggaagggggagcaTCAGTTATTTActtgtttgtcttccagagcaactgctaCACATACTGAAGGCCTGCTTCtcaggaagtggctgaacatctcctgctgatgggaagtagagaataatcttttgttttcctttgcttctgcatgcaTAACTTTTGCTATTGCCTCACTAAACTGCCTTGAACTTGAcccacaagggtttttttccatcttattctCTCCCCTGCTGTTCTACTGAGGAAGGGAGtgagagcagcttggtgggcacctggtgcccagccaaggtcaacccactaCAGAGGAACTGCCTaacaggagggaaggagctAACCAAACCAGGCCACCACACCCAGCTGGCAGAGGTACTGCAGGCTGGCCAAGGCAGTCACCATGGTGGGACCAGAAGGCTTGACTACGGCCTATTCACAACAGTTACCTTTTCATCTCTGCTAGATGTTTGAGTTCTGCTTTTTAAGGTGAAGACTGGAGACTTGGGAACTGTAATAGGAAGCACCTTCTTCTCTGGAACACCCTGTTCAGAAAAGCCAGTAAGGAGTTACTCAGGCCTACGTGCCAAGAAAAAGCGCTAGAGAAACAACCTGACATAGCACAGTACCTACTCATTGCAGTTCTTCCTAATGACAGTGTTTACTGAAGATTATTAAATACATAATACAACATAGCTACAGTTATTTTGAAGCTAATTGCCACCTCAGTCCTAATTCCCAGGTCTGGGTATTACTAAACTTCTTACCACAACATCCTCCAGGATTTTTGTTGGACATGGCCTGGAATGGAATTCAAAgtgctcttcctcctgctgcttcttactGTCACGCTCCTGAAcccttttttcagtttctaactCAAAGCCAATGGGTTGTGTGAGGTCCTTCACAGAAGGTTTCTTGGGCAGGAGTGCTCCACCCTCAAAGATTTTGGGATTGAATTCTTGTGCTTTAAATTTGTACCTACACAGAAAAGACTGAGATCGTCAGCAACATATGGTACATGGCAAGATACAGCTTCTCTCACTGCGTAAAAAAGCAAGTCAGGTACAGAAACAGCTGTGCCACAAAAAGACATTACATAGCGTGCACCTCTAGTTAGCAACTCCTCCTTTGCTTCTGAAATAGCAAGAAGGAAACCTTATGGATTGCTTTCTTGGAAATCCAAAACTTTGTATACAGGAGAGTTTTGAAGTGTATTGCAAGTTGTACTGCAGGCTGTACTGCAATACACTATACCAGGTTTGCTTAACTAATTGTAAACTGTACTCAACCCAGGATCAGCTCTGCTCTCCTAACAGCACTTTCTTCAAAATGAAGAAGCTACTTTTTACACCCCTACAGAGCCATAGGATTATGTTCAAGGTAAATAGATTTTCAATGTTTTTACAATACTCATTCTTTTATGCAAAAAGGGTATTCCTGAGAAGTGATATTTTGGCATCTGAAAGATACTTCCAGTGCAATACAATTCTCACTTGGAGGGCTACAGTAAACCTTTACttactgtttaattttctcAATTTCCTCTGCTTCTAACTCTGCTGTAGTTTTGCAGGTGATAGGTCTGAAGCGCTGCTTCGTCCGAAGCACTGGCGTTTTGGGCTTTGTAAGCCGAGCCTTCACCAACTTTGCTGGAACTGGGCCTATAAATTCAAGTCACAAAGGCTAGCAGTTAATGACAAGGCCTTCAACAGACACAGGCTGTTTGCTTAGTACAGTAGTCAAAGCATCTTTCTTGCTCTTCCACAATCTCTGTGGACAGCCTCCTGGCTGGATGTTGCCAGGACCGCTCACCTTCATCAGATTTCCTGCTCCTCAAATGGTAACGAGAGGGCGTGCGTTTTTGGAATGCTTCCACCTGCTCAGCAAGGGACACATATTCTGATGTGGTttcttcaagttttcttttgtttccctggGACAGATTGAAAGGTTTGGGGACAGTGGGTCCCTTCGGCATTTGCAcctgaagacaaaaaaactACAGTCATTATGGCCATTTAATACAGGATGTTTTGATAATATTTCCCTTCCCCATTTCATagtattttctccttccctttatCTCAAAGGCAGCAACACTTAGCGTTACACATCAGTCTTAATTGTCTGAACATGCACAAGCTAGTAACATTGGCAAACTGTAAGAAATGGAAGATTAAAGCATAAGTATAATGTCAGATCTTCCAGCCACTAAAGGGCCCCTTTTTCCAAAAGGGGCCTTTGGAGTGCTGCAGCAATGCAGACATGCAGTGAGTGAAGTTACATCTGTACAATGCTTGCCTCTCCTACGGTAACCCTTTGTGGGTTACCAGCAGCGTGTGCattgcaaaaagcagaaagaaggtGATGTCAAGAATCAGTCAGCTGACTGCTGGCAACATTCTGGTTCTCACCGGAGAAGGAGGATGCTTTCTCAGTACTGCTGCAAAATCCAGTTCCTTGTACTCGTTCCCAGGCTGGCTTTCTACATGTTTAATTCTATTCTCTGTGCAGAAGTGGAAGTCTATTGGCTTTGTTACTTGACCAGCAGTTCTCTTCACAAGTTGTCCTAAAGACAAAGAACATGAGAGGTCTGGAAGCCTTTTGGAGTGGGGGGAGGATTtggaggggagtggggggaaaaaaagcacttaacTTCTAATAACTTGAATAATTTTTAGAGAATACATCTATAACTTTTCAAAACATGACAAAACCATACAAACCTGCTTCCAGGCAGTTTAGGGGCTGTTCTACATTAAAAGCCACCCAATCTTAATACTTGTTACAAAATCtggaatatttgtttttaaagtttttttgcACAGCACTCTCCAGCTTAGCCCAGTACAGCTTCAATTTGCAATTCAGCTAGAGCCCACCTGCTCCAGCAATAGCTGCTTTCAGAGACTCCTCGTTCTTCTTCCGCAGCTCCATAACCTCCTTCTGCAACTGCTGCATCTTTTCCAGCTCCTGTTCCTCTGTGCTCTTCAGCTTGCCAGAAAGATTGGTCCTCCTGCAGAAGCACGTTAGAGACTGAGACATGCCTTCCTGCTTCACTGGTTATTAGCACGATGTCAGTGCAAGGAACACAGTTATCTCCAAATTCATTGCAGGAGCATCACTCTTTATAGAAATTATACTCTTTAGATTTTGTTGGCTCAAGAAAGCCTGCAGCTAACTGGTATTCTGCATACCTATTTGCTGTATGCATGCTTTGCCTATTAGCAAGAACaacttttgtttcaaattaaaagcaaaagctttccTTTGCATAGGTTCAGCTGGTGAAGTACATTTCATCCCAATATTGTTGCCTTGATCCAGTGTTTACTAAATGCGATACCACCGCATGCTAACTTGAAGCTGAAAACACTCTAGCCAGGGCTGTCACCTAAATCAGCTGTGATTAGCACAGACAAGTCACAAGAAAGCTACGTACTTTAGCACTGTTGGCGTGGAGGGCATGGTcagtttgcttttccctttccctggggagcaggcaggaccCTGCAGGGGCGCTCTCTTTGCAGATACTTCTGtcagcttctctctgctgctaCAACTAAGGTAACAAGTTATGGCAAGCCGCTCAATTAACTGTGCTCTAAATGAAAGATCACCTGCAGCTCTCACCACCATGCATAACATCCCAACACCTGGTGAATTCTAAGGTACACCAGACCAGCCTTACCTCATCACATGCCCAGGTACAGATCGACTAGTTTGCCCTGGTACTCTAAGGCTGTAGAAGGGAAGACAAATGACTGAGTTTGCAGAACTTAAGCTTTTCTTGAGGAGGTAGATGTGCTGTAGCTCATCTAGGTACAGCAGCATTTGAGAGATTGCACTCCAATTTCCTGACTTCAAGCTTATCACCATAGGGTATCTTAGTGGTTAAACTaatttgagaaatattttagctGCGACTCTTTCATAGCTTATACTTCCTGACAGACAAGCTATGCCAAATTTAAAGCTAGCTGACAGACATCAAGTACGAAGAAGCTTAAGAAACCCAAGCTTGTTTCATTCACATCTCTTATCTCCAAACAGTGTTTCCTTCAGGTCTTACAGCCATTTCTTCCTATTTATGAAACCACTATCAGGAATCAGGCATCAGTCACCTCCCCGTACCCTAACCTTCCAGTGAAAACCCTCGCAGCCATGTGGAAATCCTTTCCAAAGAAACAGTTGCACCGCCTTCCCAGCCCCAAACAGAAGGGCTTTCATGACATAcactctcatttttttcaggggTGGAACCTCTTCCTTGTTAACTTGGGTATCAGCATTTCTTGTCACTTCGATTCCATCCAGCCCTTTATGttgctgtgcttttctctgctttgtagCCTGTCTTCTACCCGCTCTAGAGtagaacagaaaatggaagtcAGCTTTCCCTAGGTCCAAGACGACACACAATCTGTAAAACACTTCTTATACCAGTGCATCACCTAACTCGAACATACTCCCCTATGCAAATTGTGTTTAACACAAGAATCCAAATGCAGAATGAATTATTTAAGTTTAACAACCCATAAACTTAATATTCTTTGGTATATGAGCACACAGAGCCCCTTGCTTTAATATCAAGAACGAGTTCTGCCCAACTGAGGCAGATATAAACAAAGAAACTTTATAAGCCACATCAGTTTCAGATGTCCTCGCATTCCAGAAGCTCCTAGTGCTGCTGAGTCTCATTTGACAAGTGAGACACTGCATATATTTCCACCCCTAGAGATTGTCCCTCCAGCTTTTCGAGCAGATCAGCTGCCCCAGTACACTATCTCTGCGCTAGAGAACTTCAGACCCATAGGATGACCCAAGAACAGCTAGAACTGCAGATCCTGAGAGCAAGGACCTGCTTAGTTACACCGTCATCGATCTTCATGCAAACTGAACACAAGTATTTCACCTCTGAGAGGcctttgcaggagcagcagctctccagctcgTCAGGGATCCAACGATATTCGGAGGAACTGCACTGGCTTGCACACTTTCTGCTTCGTTGTCCTCTTCGGCATGGCTCTCACCTATGAACAGTGACAAATGGCAActcatatatatacacacacgtagAAGAATGCTAAAGCAAAACCACACGCGGCCTTGCTAGACAACAACATATGAAGATGGTCCAACAGAAGCCAGAGGCTTTGCATTTTGCCAATGAAAAGTAGGTAAAATTtattctctccctccccccacacCATGCCAGCTTACTCATTATTCCTTGTCGTGTGACAGAAGACTGAATAATATCAGGCTTTGAAAAAGCAGTGCTGTTCTGTGAGGCCTGTGCCACATATTCTGCAGGAGGGATGTTCTCTGCATTGGCTTTTTGGTCTGTGAGGAAAGA
Proteins encoded in this region:
- the TPX2 gene encoding targeting protein for Xklp2 isoform X8, which encodes MSRAESRYSFDVPNPCINFATLNDDDDDEADKADAWFDQKANAENIPPAEYVAQASQNSTAFSKPDIIQSSVTRQGIMSESHAEEDNEAESVQASAVPPNIVGSLTSWRAAAPAKASQRAGRRQATKQRKAQQHKGLDGIEVTRNADTQVNKEEVPPLKKMRVCSSREKLTEVSAKRAPLQGPACSPGKGKSKLTMPSTPTVLKRTNLSGKLKSTEEQELEKMQQLQKEVMELRKKNEESLKAAIAGAGQLVKRTAGQVTKPIDFHFCTENRIKHVESQPGNEYKELDFAAVLRKHPPSPVQMPKGPTVPKPFNLSQGNKRKLEETTSEYVSLAEQVEAFQKRTPSRYHLRSRKSDEGPVPAKLVKARLTKPKTPVLRTKQRFRPITCKTTAELEAEEIEKIKQYKFKAQEFNPKIFEGGALLPKKPSVKDLTQPIGFELETEKRVQERDSKKQQEEEHFEFHSRPCPTKILEDVVGVPEKKVLPITVPKSPVFTLKSRTQTSSRDEKEKEVVPVIRANPMRHYGVPFKPKMPEQRHVEVCPFSFDARDKERQIQKEKKIEEMQKEEVPKFKALPLPYFDHVQLPEKKVKNPTQPEPFNLQVDERGAAKLQIWKQQLEEDLKRQKEAACFKARPNTVVYQEPFVPKRGNKQLSVPESFELATEKRAKERQEFEKRLAHREAIRERCQERLRQEEEEREKEEVAKLRQEMVHKANPIRKYRNVEVKPSDQPLTTPKSPNFSDRFRC
- the TPX2 gene encoding targeting protein for Xklp2 isoform X7, which translates into the protein MSRAESRYSFDVPNPCINFATLNDDDDDEADKADAWFDQKANAENIPPAEYVAQASQNSTAFSKPDIIQSSVTRQGIMSESHAEEDNEAESVQASAVPPNIVGSLTSWRAAAPAKASQRAGRRQATKQRKAQQHKGLDGIEVTRNADTQVNKEEVPPLKKMRVCSSREKLTEVSAKRAPLQGPACSPGKGKSKLTMPSTPTVLKRTNLSGKLKSTEEQELEKMQQLQKEVMELRKKNEESLKAAIAGAGQLVKRTAGQVTKPIDFHFCTENRIKHVESQPGNEYKELDFAAVLRKHPPSPVQMPKGPTVPKPFNLSQGNKRKLEETTSEYVSLAEQVEAFQKRTPSRYHLRSRKSDEGPVPAKLVKARLTKPKTPVLRTKQRFRPITCKTTAELEAEEIEKIKQYKFKAQEFNPKIFEGGALLPKKPSVKDLTQPIGFELETEKRVQERDSKKQQEEEHFEFHSRPCPTKILEDVVGVPEKKVLPITVPKSPVFTLKSRTQTSSRDEKEKEVVPVIRANPMRHYGVPFKPKMPEQRHVEVCPFSFDARDKERQIQKEKKIEEMQKEEVPKFKALPLPYFDHVQLPEKKVKNPTQPEPFNLQVDERGAAKLQIWKQQLEEDLKRQKEAACFKARPNTVVYQEPFVPKRGNKQLSESLSGSVVPESFELATEKRAKERQEFEKRLAHREAIRERCQERLRQEEEEREKEEVAKLRQEMVHKANPIRKYRNVEVKPSDQPLTTPKSPNFSDRFRC
- the TPX2 gene encoding targeting protein for Xklp2 isoform X5 — its product is MSRAESRYSFDVPNPCINFATLNDDDDDEADKADAWFDQKANAENIPPAEYVAQASQNSTAFSKPDIIQSSVTRQGIMSESHAEEDNEAESVQASAVPPNIVGSLTSWRAAAPAKASQRAGRRQATKQRKAQQHKGLDGIEVTRNADTQVNKEEVPPLKKMRVLRVPGQTSRSVPGHVMSCSSREKLTEVSAKRAPLQGPACSPGKGKSKLTMPSTPTVLKRTNLSGKLKSTEEQELEKMQQLQKEVMELRKKNEESLKAAIAGAGQLVKRTAGQVTKPIDFHFCTENRIKHVESQPGNEYKELDFAAVLRKHPPSPVQMPKGPTVPKPFNLSQGNKRKLEETTSEYVSLAEQVEAFQKRTPSRYHLRSRKSDEGPVPAKLVKARLTKPKTPVLRTKQRFRPITCKTTAELEAEEIEKIKQYKFKAQEFNPKIFEGGALLPKKPSVKDLTQPIGFELETEKRVQERDSKKQQEEEHFEFHSRPCPTKILEDVVGVPEKKVLPITVPKSPVFTLKSRTQTSSRDEKEKEVVPVIRANPMRHYGVPFKPKMPEQRHVEVCPFSFDARDKERQIQKEKKIEEMQKEEVPKFKALPLPYFDHVQLPEKKVKNPTQPEPFNLQVDERGAAKLQIWKQQLEEDLKRQKEAACFKARPNTVVYQEPFVPKRGNKQLSESLSGSVVPESFELATEKRAKERQEFEKRLAHREAIRERCQERLRQEEEEREKEEVAKLRQEMVHKANPIRKYRNVEVKPSDQPLTTPKSPNFSDRFRC
- the TPX2 gene encoding targeting protein for Xklp2 isoform X2 — encoded protein: MSRAESRYSFDVPNPCINFATLNDDDDDEADKADAWFDQKANAENIPPAEYVAQASQNSTAFSKPDIIQSSVTRQGIMSESHAEEDNEAESVQASAVPPNIVGSLTSWRAAAPAKASQRAGRRQATKQRKAQQHKGLDGIEVTRNADTQVNKEEVPPLKKMRVLRVPGQTSRSVPGHVMSCSSREKLTEVSAKRAPLQGPACSPGKGKSKLTMPSTPTVLKRTNLSGKLKSTEEQELEKMQQLQKEVMELRKKNEESLKAAIAGAGQLVKRTAGQVTKPIDFHFCTENRIKHVESQPGNEYKELDFAAVLRKHPPSPVQMPKGPTVPKPFNLSQGNKRKLEETTSEYVSLAEQVEAFQKRTPSRYHLRSRKSDEGPVPAKLVKARLTKPKTPVLRTKQRFRPITCKTTAELEAEEIEKIKQYKFKAQEFNPKIFEGGALLPKKPSVKDLTQPIGFELETEKRVQERDSKKQQEEEHFEFHSRPCPTKILEDVVGVPEKKVLPITVPKSPVFTLKSRTQTSSRDEKEMFSHFLRSRPSVCVAVALEDKQEKEVVPVIRANPMRHYGVPFKPKMPEQRHVEVCPFSFDARDKERQIQKEKKIEEMQKEEVPKFKALPLPYFDHVQLPEKKVKNPTQPEPFNLQVDERGAAKLQIWKQQLEEDLKRQKEAACFKARPNTVVYQEPFVPKRGNKQLSESLSGSVVPESFELATEKRAKERQEFEKRLAHREAIRERCQERLRQEEEEREKEEVAKLRQEMVHKANPIRKYRNVEVKPSDQPLTTPKSPNFSDRFRC
- the TPX2 gene encoding targeting protein for Xklp2 isoform X1, yielding MSRAESRYSFDVPNPCINFATLNDDDDDEADKADAWFDQKANAENIPPAEYVAQASQNSTAFSKPDIIQSSVTRQGIMSESHAEEDNEAESVQASAVPPNIVGSLTSWRAAAPAKASQRAGRRQATKQRKAQQHKGLDGIEVTRNADTQVNKEEVPPLKKMRVLRVPGQTSRSVPGHVMSCSSREKLTEVSAKRAPLQGPACSPGKGKSKLTMPSTPTVLKRTNLSGKLKSTEEQELEKMQQLQKEVMELRKKNEESLKAAIAGAGQLVKRTAGQVTKPIDFHFCTENRIKHVESQPGNEYKELDFAAVLRKHPPSPVQMPKGPTVPKPFNLSQGNKRKLEETTSEYVSLAEQVEAFQKRTPSRYHLRSRKSDEGPVPAKLVKARLTKPKTPVLRTKQRFRPITCKTTAELEAEEIEKIKQYKFKAQEFNPKIFEGGALLPKKPSVKDLTQPIGFELETEKRVQERDSKKQQEEEHFEFHSRPCPTKILEDVVGVPEKKVLPITVPKSPVFTLKSRTQTSSRDEKQEMFSHFLRSRPSVCVAVALEDKQEKEVVPVIRANPMRHYGVPFKPKMPEQRHVEVCPFSFDARDKERQIQKEKKIEEMQKEEVPKFKALPLPYFDHVQLPEKKVKNPTQPEPFNLQVDERGAAKLQIWKQQLEEDLKRQKEAACFKARPNTVVYQEPFVPKRGNKQLSESLSGSVVPESFELATEKRAKERQEFEKRLAHREAIRERCQERLRQEEEEREKEEVAKLRQEMVHKANPIRKYRNVEVKPSDQPLTTPKSPNFSDRFRC
- the TPX2 gene encoding targeting protein for Xklp2 isoform X6; the encoded protein is MSRAESRYSFDVPNPCINFATLNDDDDDEADKADAWFDQKANAENIPPAEYVAQASQNSTAFSKPDIIQSSVTRQGIMSESHAEEDNEAESVQASAVPPNIVGSLTSWRAAAPAKASQRAGRRQATKQRKAQQHKGLDGIEVTRNADTQVNKEEVPPLKKMRVLRVPGQTSRSVPGHVMSCSSREKLTEVSAKRAPLQGPACSPGKGKSKLTMPSTPTVLKRTNLSGKLKSTEEQELEKMQQLQKEVMELRKKNEESLKAAIAGAGQLVKRTAGQVTKPIDFHFCTENRIKHVESQPGNEYKELDFAAVLRKHPPSPVQMPKGPTVPKPFNLSQGNKRKLEETTSEYVSLAEQVEAFQKRTPSRYHLRSRKSDEGPVPAKLVKARLTKPKTPVLRTKQRFRPITCKTTAELEAEEIEKIKQYKFKAQEFNPKIFEGGALLPKKPSVKDLTQPIGFELETEKRVQERDSKKQQEEEHFEFHSRPCPTKILEDVVGVPEKKVLPITVPKSPVFTLKSRTQTSSRDEKEKEVVPVIRANPMRHYGVPFKPKMPEQRHVEVCPFSFDARDKERQIQKEKKIEEMQKEEVPKFKALPLPYFDHVQLPEKKVKNPTQPEPFNLQVDERGAAKLQIWKQQLEEDLKRQKEAACFKARPNTVVYQEPFVPKRGNKQLSVPESFELATEKRAKERQEFEKRLAHREAIRERCQERLRQEEEEREKEEVAKLRQEMVHKANPIRKYRNVEVKPSDQPLTTPKSPNFSDRFRC
- the TPX2 gene encoding targeting protein for Xklp2 isoform X4, translating into MSRAESRYSFDVPNPCINFATLNDDDDDEADKADAWFDQKANAENIPPAEYVAQASQNSTAFSKPDIIQSSVTRQGIMSESHAEEDNEAESVQASAVPPNIVGSLTSWRAAAPAKASQRAGRRQATKQRKAQQHKGLDGIEVTRNADTQVNKEEVPPLKKMRVCSSREKLTEVSAKRAPLQGPACSPGKGKSKLTMPSTPTVLKRTNLSGKLKSTEEQELEKMQQLQKEVMELRKKNEESLKAAIAGAGQLVKRTAGQVTKPIDFHFCTENRIKHVESQPGNEYKELDFAAVLRKHPPSPVQMPKGPTVPKPFNLSQGNKRKLEETTSEYVSLAEQVEAFQKRTPSRYHLRSRKSDEGPVPAKLVKARLTKPKTPVLRTKQRFRPITCKTTAELEAEEIEKIKQYKFKAQEFNPKIFEGGALLPKKPSVKDLTQPIGFELETEKRVQERDSKKQQEEEHFEFHSRPCPTKILEDVVGVPEKKVLPITVPKSPVFTLKSRTQTSSRDEKQEMFSHFLRSRPSVCVAVALEDKQEKEVVPVIRANPMRHYGVPFKPKMPEQRHVEVCPFSFDARDKERQIQKEKKIEEMQKEEVPKFKALPLPYFDHVQLPEKKVKNPTQPEPFNLQVDERGAAKLQIWKQQLEEDLKRQKEAACFKARPNTVVYQEPFVPKRGNKQLSESLSGSVVPESFELATEKRAKERQEFEKRLAHREAIRERCQERLRQEEEEREKEEVAKLRQEMVHKANPIRKYRNVEVKPSDQPLTTPKSPNFSDRFRC